The DNA window GCTCTCAACCAGGTCGTGCGTGCGCCGGCGACGCCGGGTTCGGGGTTGCTGGGCGATATTCTCAGCGTCAGCCCGACCAAGATCAATCTGGCGAGGGAGTTCAACAATTCGCTGACGGCCGGTCTCAATTACCAGCTCAGCCTGCATCGCTGGGGCGGGCTGGCCCTGGCCGGTGCCTATACCTTGATGCTGAAGCACCAACGCCAGACCTTTCCCGGGGATCCCACTCTGGATCTGCTCAACAATCCGGTGCAAGGCCAGGCGGTGGAATTTCGAAGCAAGGCCAATGCATCGCTCACCTGGACCAAGGGCGGCTGGTCGGCCACCTTCTACAGTGTCTATTACGGCCACACGCCGAATTATTTGGCGCAGACCAATGGCTATGGCACCCCCGACGCGGGCAGGCTGGCACCTTGGGTGATTTCGAATCTCAATCTGAGTTATCAGGCGACCCGGAAGTTGAACCTTTCCTTCCAGGTGAACAACTTGAAGAACTCGATGCCTCCGTTTGATGCCACCCAGAACCCGGCGATGAACGCGCCCTACAACATAGGCAGCTACAACGTGTTCGGCCGGCAGTTCTTTTTGGAGGCGCGGTATCAGTTCGGCGTGGCGTCCACGCGCTGATGTATCCGGATATGGACAGGACTTGAGGATGGAAGACTTATGAAACCGATGTTGGGCTTGGCTTTGTGGTTGGCGGCCGGATGGATGGGGCCGGATGCGGAAGTGATGGCGCAATCCGCGCCGACGAACAGTGTTGCGGACAGTCAATTGACGACCATCGACCAGGCTCTGCTGCTGGCCCGGCAGAAACACCAGCCGGTCTTCGTGGATTTCAGCGCCAGCTGGTGCCATTCCTGCTTTGCCATGCGTGACCATGTGTTGACCGGACCGCAGTGGGAGGCCGAAAAAAAGAAATTCGTGTTGATCGAAAGTGATGCCGATTCGGACAATGGTTCGGCCTGGATGGAAAAACTGAAAGTCCCGTCCTTGCCGACCTATCTGATCCTGAATCCGGACGGCAGCGAGCGCGCGCGCATCATCGGCGAGGTGCCGCAGGCGAAATTCATGCAGACCCTGGACGTGATTCTCGCCGGGCAGGGCAGTCTAGAGCAGCGCCAGGCACGTGCCGCCAAAGGTTCAATGGTCGATCTCGCGGCAGTGATCGAAGATTATCTGGGGCGTTTCAAGGTCTCCGAGGGTCTTGCCTGGTTTCGGCAGCTTCCGGCACCGGTTCGCCAGACCGCAGCCACCAACCCGTTGACGGCTCCCGGGCTCAGTCTGCTGCAGATGCGCGAGCTGGCCTCCGAGGTCGATCTGGCCACGGCGCAGCAAAAACCTTTGGCCGGGCTGATCAGTCGCTGCCGTCGGCAGGCCGACAAGGCATTGGCCTACGCCCATGACCGACATCGTTTCGCGGTGGTCAGCAGCCTGGCTTCGTGCGTGCAGTCCTTGCCGCTGGCCGAACGCCGCGCGGTTCTGGCCAGGCCACTGGCTTCCTTGCAGCCGCTGCTGCAGCAGGTCTTCGGTCGGGACGCGGCCAAGGTCGACTTGCTGGAATACACCACCGAGATGGAGTGGATCTATGGCGTGGTGCAACAACCGGATCGCAAGAAAGCGGTGCAGGACCAGGCTATTGCCACCGCTCGCCGTTTGCTGGATGACGGACGTGGCGGACTGGATGTCAGGCACAATCGCAGCGTGGCCGAGAACCTGCAGATCATTCTCGATCATGCCGGTGAAAACGCGGCCCGTCTGAAAGTCTTGAAATTGCTGGCCGAGGCTTATCCGGACGAGTACTACTATCTGCAGGAATACGGTTCGGCCCTGGTCGCTGCGGGGGATGCATCCCAGGGGCTGCCACTACTGGATCGCGCCGTCCGGCTGGCACCTGCAGAGAAGCAGGAGAGCTTGGCCTGGCCACGCACCAAGGCCTTGATGCAGCTGCACCGGCAGAAAGAGGCGGAGGCCGTGGTGGCTGCCGTGCTCAAAGCCCACCCGCACCCGGCTCCGGGCCCGGAGGCCTATCAGCTGCAGGATCTGCAGAGTCTGTTGAAGCATTAGTGATCTCGGCAAGACCTTGCGCCTCCCAGCCATGGATCGGGTTGACGGGGCGAGATGGAGTGCAATGCCAGGGAGGGTTTCATCCGCGGTGCGGTCCGGAGGTGACCAGACCCGGTTGCCGGTCGGTGGATGTGGATCGGTTGGTATCGCAAAGACTTGGGTGCCAGGGAGGCAGGCGACCATCGTTGCACAGGAGTCGGACGCCAGGGACGGCCTCGGGACATGGCACTTCCCGGCCAGGCATGGCCATGAACAGGTGGTGGGCCGCAGCGGCCAGGGAGCAAGGTGGCCGTTGTACGCAGGAGTTGACCTGTCAGGGAGGATTTCATCCGCGGTGTGGTCCGGGGTGGACCTGATCGCGGCTGTCGATCGGCGAATAGGGATGGACAGGTATTTGCAGGGGCCAGCCTGCCAGGGATGCAGGTCGGGCCGCCCTTGCCCAGGAGTTCGATGCCAGGGATGGCTTTATCGGTCGGTATCAGGCCCGGCGTTGGACCGGGTTGGCTGATACGGTATGCAGAGCTGGCCAGATCCCCCCCCCTCGCAAGATCGGAAGCCGCCCAGCGTCAGTGACCATGGTTCACCAGACTGCGGGCAGGCCCCGACAGGTCCTAGTCTGCAGCCTTGCGGGTGAGGTGGGTTTCCAGATATGCATTTGTCGCATGTTCCGGAAAATTTGGTTATTTCCGGTGCCGGGACGTGCAGGTTAGCCTTGGCGCATTGCAGACAGTCTGCGTGCGCCGGCTCCGCTACTGCGTGGTGCTTGTGTGAAGGCTGATCAGGACGCCTTCGTTCTGATCCGGTCGGCAGACTCAACGACAAGGCCATGATGATCCATCTTGCTTCCAGCGGATTTTCCCCCGCCTTCATAGTTTCGGGTTTGCTGGTGGGTGCCTTGGTGGGGCTTACCGGAGTGGGGGGCGGGTCCTTGATGACCCCCTTGCTGGTGCTGCTTTTCGGCTTTCATCCGGCGACGGCCGTGGGCACGGATCTGCTGTTCGCGTCCACTACCAAGAGCTTCGGCACCCTGTTCCATCACGCGGGCAAGAGTGTGGACTGGCAGGTGGTGGGCCGACTGGCGTTGGGCTCGATCCCCGCGACCGGACTGGCCATGGCGGTGATTGCCCATCACGGAACCACCAGTCGAGCGATGAGCCTGGTCATGAGCCTGGTACTCGGCGTGGCTTTGCTGCTCAGTGCCGTGTCGCTGCTGGTCAAGGACCGCATCATCCGGTGGGTTATGGACCGGCACCCGGGAATGCGCCGGCAGTCGCCGCCAGCGCTGACCGTACTGGTCGGTTTTGTGCTGGGCCTGCTGGTTACCCTGTCTTCGGTAGGCGCGGGAGCGCTCGGCACGGTGGCCCTGTTGCTGCTGTATCCGAAGATGGCGGCGGTTCGCGTGGTGGGGTCGGACATCGCCCATGCCGTGCCCCTGACCTTGATCGCCGGTCTCGGGCACTGGTATCTGGGTTCCATCGACTTCCCGTTGCTGGGCACCCTGCTGCTGGGCTCCATACCCGGCATCCTGCTGGGCAGCTGGGCCGCGCGTCATATGTCCGAGCGGTTCCTGCGCCCGTCGCTGGGCGTGGTGCTGGCGCTGGTGGGATGGCGGATGTTGACGGTGGTCTGAAAAGGGATGCCGGCCCGGCCAGATGGAAGGCGGCGAACCACCTTGCCATCCGGCATTCCGACTCAGGCTTTTTTCAGAAAGCAAGTCTTGAGGACCAGACCCTTGATCTTGTCCGAGCTGCCTTCGATATGCTCGGCGTCATCTTCGACCAGCCGGATCTGCCTGATCACGGTGCCCTGCTTCAGGGGAATCGAGGAGCCCTTGACCTTCAGGTCCTTGATCACCACGACGGTATCGCCGCTCTGCAGCACATTGCCGTTCACGTCACGCACGATCAGGGCCGTTTCGGGCTCGCCCGCTGACTGCTGAGGCCATTCATGGCCGCAATCCGGGCAGATGAACTGGCTTTCGTCGGGGTAGGTGTTTTCCATGCCGCAGACCGGGCAGGCGGGAATATCGGACATCGATCCATCCATCAGGGTGCAAACCGGGCATTGTACTGCGCTTTGGTCAACAGCCCGGAATCGACCAGGCGTATGCAGCAAGATGCCCCAGCACTATTTTTCCGGGATGCGAGGCTGGCTTGTTCCGCCATGGGGACGTGAACCAGCCAGCCAGCGGGCCACCGACGGCCCGATAAGCAACACCATCAGAAAGCGTGCAGTCTGCATGGCCATCACGAAAGCCATGTCGACTTTCGGGTTGCTGGCCGCAATGATGGCGACCGAGTCGGCACCACCCGGGCTGGTGGCCAGATAGGCCGTCACTGGATCAATGCCTGCTGCAACAGTCAGCCAATGCGCCAATCCGGCGCAAACGGCAAGCAAAGCCACGCTGGCGGCGACGATGCCGGGAATCGCCTTGGCCGCATAGGCCAGGGCTTGCCGGGTAAAGCGCAGGCCAATGCTCCAGCCCACCAGCACATAGCTGACGGCCAGCAGCAGCGGGGGCTGCGCGATGTGCAGCCAGCCGAGATCCTGCAACAGAAGGCAGCACCCCATCGGCATCAGCAAGGCACCGGCCGGTATCCGCAAGCGGAGTCCGATCCATGCAGATCCCAGGGCCGCGACCATCGTCAGCAGGCCGGCGATCCAGGGGCAAGGTTGCAGCAGCTGCGAGACCGTGCCGGTGTGCACAGTGGCAGCGGTACCGGCAGGCATCCAGTCATGCGCCACCAAAGCGGCTGCCAGAGCCACCAGCACCACGCGCAGATACAGCATGAAGGCCACCAGCCGGATATCGTCGCCATAAGCCTCGGCGATAAACATCATCGCCGAGGCCGCTCCTGGCGAAGAACCCCACAGTGCGGA is part of the Frateuria aurantia DSM 6220 genome and encodes:
- a CDS encoding zinc ribbon domain-containing protein YjdM translates to MSDIPACPVCGMENTYPDESQFICPDCGHEWPQQSAGEPETALIVRDVNGNVLQSGDTVVVIKDLKVKGSSIPLKQGTVIRQIRLVEDDAEHIEGSSDKIKGLVLKTCFLKKA
- a CDS encoding thioredoxin family protein, producing the protein MKPMLGLALWLAAGWMGPDAEVMAQSAPTNSVADSQLTTIDQALLLARQKHQPVFVDFSASWCHSCFAMRDHVLTGPQWEAEKKKFVLIESDADSDNGSAWMEKLKVPSLPTYLILNPDGSERARIIGEVPQAKFMQTLDVILAGQGSLEQRQARAAKGSMVDLAAVIEDYLGRFKVSEGLAWFRQLPAPVRQTAATNPLTAPGLSLLQMRELASEVDLATAQQKPLAGLISRCRRQADKALAYAHDRHRFAVVSSLASCVQSLPLAERRAVLARPLASLQPLLQQVFGRDAAKVDLLEYTTEMEWIYGVVQQPDRKKAVQDQAIATARRLLDDGRGGLDVRHNRSVAENLQIILDHAGENAARLKVLKLLAEAYPDEYYYLQEYGSALVAAGDASQGLPLLDRAVRLAPAEKQESLAWPRTKALMQLHRQKEAEAVVAAVLKAHPHPAPGPEAYQLQDLQSLLKH
- a CDS encoding AbrB family transcriptional regulator is translated as MRRWPIPLRWGWLMLVTITLVAALESAHLPAAILLGGMAAAVALAACDIELRVASPVLTVCQAVIGAMIAHSMPPGVWSEMAARWPLLLAGVMSVIIASYGAGWCLMRLKLLPGASALWGSSPGAASAMMFIAEAYGDDIRLVAFMLYLRVVLVALAAALVAHDWMPAGTAATVHTGTVSQLLQPCPWIAGLLTMVAALGSAWIGLRLRIPAGALLMPMGCCLLLQDLGWLHIAQPPLLLAVSYVLVGWSIGLRFTRQALAYAAKAIPGIVAASVALLAVCAGLAHWLTVAAGIDPVTAYLATSPGGADSVAIIAASNPKVDMAFVMAMQTARFLMVLLIGPSVARWLAGSRPHGGTSQPRIPEK
- a CDS encoding sulfite exporter TauE/SafE family protein — encoded protein: MMIHLASSGFSPAFIVSGLLVGALVGLTGVGGGSLMTPLLVLLFGFHPATAVGTDLLFASTTKSFGTLFHHAGKSVDWQVVGRLALGSIPATGLAMAVIAHHGTTSRAMSLVMSLVLGVALLLSAVSLLVKDRIIRWVMDRHPGMRRQSPPALTVLVGFVLGLLVTLSSVGAGALGTVALLLLYPKMAAVRVVGSDIAHAVPLTLIAGLGHWYLGSIDFPLLGTLLLGSIPGILLGSWAARHMSERFLRPSLGVVLALVGWRMLTVV